One Rhodococcus sp. P1Y DNA window includes the following coding sequences:
- a CDS encoding ArsR/SmtB family transcription factor — translation MAIGGHTHDPFVSAPPAPIPPKETLAAAGDILRALAAPVRIAIVLQLRESERCVHELVGALGVTQPLISQHLRVLKAAGVVQGERNGREVLYRLVDDHLAHIVVDAVAHAEEG, via the coding sequence GTGGCGATCGGCGGCCATACGCACGATCCATTCGTTTCCGCCCCACCCGCGCCGATCCCTCCGAAGGAGACACTGGCCGCGGCCGGAGACATCCTGCGGGCACTGGCTGCGCCGGTTCGAATCGCCATCGTTCTTCAATTGCGGGAGTCCGAGCGCTGTGTGCACGAACTCGTGGGCGCCCTCGGAGTGACCCAGCCGCTGATCAGCCAACACCTGCGAGTGCTGAAGGCTGCCGGCGTGGTGCAAGGAGAGCGCAACGGACGGGAAGTCCTTTACCGACTCGTCGACGACCACCTCGCCCACATCGTCGTCGACGCCGTGGCGCATGCCGAGGAAGGCTGA
- a CDS encoding Fur family transcriptional regulator, with protein sequence MPRKAEHVTDKTETVRPRKPVAVGVRATKQRSAISDLLDDIEEFRSAQDLHDELRKRGEGIGLTTVYRTLQTLADAGTVDVLRVDTGESVYRRCSSGHHHHLVCRDCGYTVEVEGPTVEKWSQSVAEDNGFTEVSHTVEIFGLCSECKAK encoded by the coding sequence ATGCCGAGGAAGGCTGAACACGTGACCGACAAGACCGAGACCGTACGACCACGTAAACCCGTGGCAGTCGGCGTACGCGCAACCAAGCAGCGCAGCGCGATCTCCGACCTACTCGACGACATCGAGGAGTTCCGCTCCGCGCAAGACCTGCACGACGAACTACGCAAGCGCGGTGAGGGCATCGGTCTGACCACCGTCTACCGAACACTCCAAACCCTGGCCGACGCAGGCACGGTCGATGTGCTGCGCGTCGACACCGGCGAGTCCGTGTACCGCCGCTGCTCCTCTGGTCATCACCATCACCTGGTCTGTCGAGACTGCGGCTACACCGTCGAGGTCGAAGGGCCGACGGTCGAGAAGTGGTCGCAGAGCGTCGCCGAGGACAACGGTTTCACCGAGGTCAGTCACACCGTGGAAATCTTCGGCCTCTGCAGCGAGTGCAAGGCCAAGTAA
- a CDS encoding isoprenyl transferase, translating to MKTVILRREPRTQPDEVSAVRPPDPHPSGARPPILQPELIPKHVALVMDGNGRWAQDRGLPRTAGHEKGEAVLMDTVCGCIDIGVKWLSAYAFSTENWKRSPDEVKFLMGFNRDVIRRRRDEMNEMGVRVRWAGRRPRLWRSVIKELEVAEELTKKNTVMTLTMCVNYGGRAEIADATKEIARQVAAGKLDPEKITEATVAKYLDESDMPDVDLFLRPSGEQRTSNFLIWQSAYAEFVFQKKLFPDFDRRDLWEACVEYASRDRRFGGVKYE from the coding sequence ATGAAGACCGTGATTCTGCGACGAGAACCGCGTACTCAGCCTGACGAGGTGTCGGCGGTACGTCCCCCGGATCCACACCCGTCCGGTGCGAGACCGCCGATTCTTCAGCCGGAGCTCATCCCGAAGCATGTCGCCCTGGTGATGGACGGCAACGGACGCTGGGCTCAGGACCGTGGACTGCCGCGCACCGCAGGTCACGAAAAGGGCGAAGCCGTTCTCATGGACACGGTCTGCGGGTGCATAGACATCGGCGTCAAGTGGCTCTCCGCGTACGCATTCTCGACCGAAAACTGGAAGCGAAGCCCTGACGAGGTCAAATTTCTCATGGGCTTCAACCGTGACGTGATTCGGCGGCGCCGCGACGAGATGAACGAGATGGGCGTGCGCGTGCGATGGGCAGGGCGGCGACCACGGTTGTGGCGCAGCGTCATCAAGGAACTCGAAGTGGCCGAGGAACTGACGAAGAAGAACACGGTCATGACCTTGACCATGTGCGTCAACTACGGCGGCCGGGCCGAAATCGCCGACGCCACAAAGGAAATTGCGCGGCAGGTTGCCGCAGGCAAGCTCGATCCCGAGAAGATCACCGAGGCGACCGTCGCCAAATACCTCGACGAATCCGATATGCCGGACGTCGACCTGTTCCTACGTCCGTCCGGGGAGCAGCGGACGTCGAACTTCCTCATCTGGCAATCGGCCTACGCGGAGTTCGTGTTTCAGAAGAAGCTTTTCCCGGACTTCGACCGCCGGGATCTGTGGGAAGCATGCGTCGAATACGCATCACGTGATCGCAGATTCGGTGGAGTCAAGTATGAGTGA
- the recO gene encoding DNA repair protein RecO encodes MRLYRDNAVVLRQHKLGEADRIVTLLTRDNGIVRAVAKGVRRTKSKFGARLEPFAHVDVLLYPGRNLDIVTQVHTVNAFGGDIVTDYGCYTTGCAILETAERLAGEEHAPAKRLHQLTVGALRALSERARPSELILDAFLLRAMGFSGWAPSLTECARCAAPGPHRAFHVAAGGSVCVHCRPPGSATPMTGVMDLMVALERGEWDYTETTSTAVRSQASGLVAAHLQWHLERQLRTLPLIERSAPHQGEPASSVGSTVGQDEDRDSATRTAYSA; translated from the coding sequence GTGAGGCTCTACCGGGACAACGCAGTCGTGCTGCGCCAGCACAAGCTGGGCGAAGCCGACCGCATTGTCACGCTCCTGACCCGCGACAACGGCATCGTCAGGGCCGTCGCCAAAGGCGTCCGCCGTACGAAGTCCAAGTTCGGCGCCAGGCTGGAACCCTTCGCGCACGTCGATGTGCTGCTCTATCCGGGTCGCAACCTCGACATCGTCACCCAGGTGCACACCGTCAATGCGTTCGGCGGTGACATCGTCACCGATTACGGTTGCTACACCACAGGGTGCGCGATTCTCGAGACCGCGGAACGGTTGGCGGGCGAGGAACATGCCCCGGCGAAGCGCCTGCATCAGCTGACGGTCGGAGCTCTGCGTGCCCTGAGTGAACGTGCACGGCCCTCGGAACTGATTCTCGACGCCTTCCTACTTCGTGCCATGGGGTTCTCCGGCTGGGCGCCGTCGTTGACGGAGTGTGCACGATGCGCCGCGCCAGGTCCGCATCGCGCATTCCACGTCGCGGCAGGTGGTTCGGTCTGCGTCCATTGCAGACCACCCGGCTCGGCAACACCCATGACGGGAGTCATGGATCTGATGGTCGCGCTCGAACGGGGAGAATGGGACTACACGGAGACGACGTCGACGGCAGTTCGATCTCAGGCGAGCGGACTGGTCGCTGCTCATCTGCAATGGCATCTCGAACGTCAGTTGCGAACACTGCCACTCATCGAGAGGTCCGCGCCGCATCAGGGCGAGCCTGCTTCGTCCGTTGGATCGACCGTCGGGCAGGATGAAGACCGTGATTCTGCGACGAGAACCGCGTACTCAGCCTGA
- the era gene encoding GTPase Era: MTDSSEHDFRSGFICFVGRPNTGKSTLTNALVGSKIAITSSRPQTTRHTIRGIVHREHAQLILVDTPGLHRPRTLLGQRLNDLVQDTYSEVDVICLCIPADEKIGPGDRWILEQVRHIAPKTTLIGVITKIDKVKKERVVQQLMALSKLLGEDSHVIPVSAASGEQVEKLVDLLASELPQGPAFYPDGELTDEPEEILMAELIREAALEGVRDELPHSLAVVIEEVTPREGHDNMLDVHAILYVERSSQKAIIIGKGGSRLKEVGTASRLQIEKLLGTRIYLDLHVKIAKDWQTDPKQMGKLGF; encoded by the coding sequence ATGACCGATTCGAGCGAACACGATTTCAGGTCCGGATTCATCTGTTTCGTCGGCCGGCCGAACACGGGGAAGTCGACGCTGACCAACGCGCTGGTCGGTTCGAAGATCGCCATCACGTCGTCTCGTCCACAGACGACGCGGCACACGATCCGCGGCATCGTCCATCGCGAGCACGCTCAGCTCATTCTCGTCGACACTCCCGGATTGCACCGTCCCCGAACGCTTCTCGGTCAGCGCCTCAACGACCTGGTGCAGGACACGTACTCCGAGGTCGACGTCATCTGCCTGTGCATCCCTGCAGACGAGAAGATCGGCCCCGGTGATCGGTGGATTCTCGAGCAGGTTCGCCACATCGCACCGAAGACGACGTTGATCGGTGTCATCACCAAGATCGACAAGGTCAAGAAGGAACGCGTCGTACAGCAGTTGATGGCGCTGTCGAAGCTGCTCGGTGAGGACAGCCACGTGATCCCGGTGTCGGCGGCGTCGGGTGAGCAGGTGGAGAAGCTGGTCGATCTGCTCGCATCGGAGTTGCCGCAGGGGCCTGCGTTCTATCCGGACGGTGAGTTGACCGACGAGCCGGAAGAAATCCTGATGGCCGAACTCATTCGCGAGGCCGCGCTCGAGGGCGTGCGTGACGAACTCCCTCACTCACTCGCCGTGGTGATCGAGGAGGTCACCCCTCGCGAGGGGCACGACAACATGCTCGACGTCCATGCCATCCTCTACGTCGAACGATCGAGTCAGAAGGCCATCATCATCGGCAAGGGCGGATCGAGACTGAAGGAAGTCGGTACCGCGTCGCGGCTTCAGATCGAGAAGCTCCTCGGTACGAGGATCTACCTCGATCTGCACGTCAAAATTGCCAAGGATTGGCAGACCGATCCCAAGCAGATGGGCAAACTGGGGTTCTGA
- a CDS encoding hemolysin family protein, with product MSNAPALIVSAVVLVPVAGLFAAVDSALNTVSRARLEDMVKDERSGAIGLRSIVADRPRYVNLTVLLRILCEIAATVLLAGGMMDLFSETLALAVTAIVMVLVSYVAVGVGPRTLGRQHAYSIALSAAFPLRALGWILGPVSRLLILIGNAITPGRGFRNGPFASEIELRELVDMARERGVVADDERRMIQSVFELGDTSAREVMVPRPEMVWIESDKSAGQATSLAVRSGHSRIPVIGENVDDIVGVVYLKDLVQQTYYSTDGGRGVRVDQLMRPAVFVPDSKALDSLLAEMQRDRNHMAVLVDEYGGTAGLVTIEDVLEEIVGEIADEYDADEVAPIEDLGDGRYRISARVPLEDVGELFGIDIESEDVDTIGGLLGYELGRVPLPGSRVETHGLTLVGEGGADPKGRVRITTVLVERVPAPEGDDRDDQVSETEDADAR from the coding sequence GTGAGCAATGCGCCGGCACTGATCGTCTCCGCTGTGGTGCTGGTGCCCGTCGCAGGGCTTTTCGCCGCAGTCGATTCCGCACTCAACACGGTGTCGCGGGCGCGTCTCGAAGACATGGTCAAGGACGAACGTTCGGGTGCCATCGGTCTCCGATCCATAGTCGCAGATCGCCCGAGGTACGTGAATCTGACGGTGCTGCTTCGGATCCTGTGCGAGATCGCCGCGACTGTCTTGCTCGCGGGCGGAATGATGGACCTGTTCTCGGAAACTCTCGCGCTTGCTGTGACGGCGATCGTGATGGTTCTCGTCAGTTACGTCGCGGTCGGTGTCGGTCCGCGAACTCTCGGTCGGCAGCACGCATACTCGATCGCGCTGTCGGCAGCGTTTCCTCTGCGGGCCCTCGGTTGGATCCTGGGCCCGGTCAGTCGTCTGCTCATCCTCATCGGAAATGCCATCACCCCCGGCCGTGGATTTCGCAACGGCCCGTTCGCCTCTGAGATCGAGCTGCGCGAACTCGTCGACATGGCGCGCGAACGAGGCGTGGTGGCAGACGACGAGCGCCGTATGATCCAGTCGGTCTTCGAGCTCGGCGACACCTCTGCACGTGAAGTGATGGTTCCCAGGCCCGAGATGGTGTGGATCGAATCCGACAAGTCTGCAGGACAGGCGACGTCCCTCGCGGTACGAAGTGGGCATTCGCGAATCCCGGTGATCGGGGAGAACGTCGACGACATCGTCGGTGTCGTCTACCTCAAAGATCTTGTCCAGCAGACCTATTACTCCACCGATGGAGGTCGAGGCGTTCGCGTCGATCAGCTGATGCGTCCTGCCGTGTTCGTACCGGACTCGAAAGCCCTCGACAGTCTGCTGGCGGAAATGCAGCGCGACCGAAACCATATGGCAGTGCTCGTCGACGAATACGGCGGAACAGCAGGGCTCGTCACCATCGAGGACGTGTTGGAGGAAATCGTCGGAGAGATTGCCGACGAGTACGACGCCGACGAAGTCGCGCCCATCGAAGACCTCGGTGATGGTCGATACCGCATTTCGGCGCGTGTTCCGCTCGAGGATGTCGGCGAGTTGTTCGGGATCGACATCGAATCGGAAGACGTCGACACGATCGGTGGGCTGCTCGGTTACGAACTCGGTCGCGTACCGCTGCCCGGCTCGCGGGTCGAAACGCACGGATTGACCCTCGTCGGCGAAGGTGGCGCCGATCCCAAAGGTCGCGTTCGTATCACGACGGTTCTCGTCGAACGCGTACCCGCTCCGGAGGGTGACGACCGAGACGATCAGGTTTCCGAGACAGAAGACGCCGATGCTCGATAG
- the ybeY gene encoding rRNA maturation RNase YbeY, whose product MSIEVSNESGMDISEPELVSVARFAIASMDVHPAAELSMVLVDSATMADLHMRWMDLPGPTDVMSFPMDELEPGGRPDAPEPGPSMLGDIVLCPSFAADQAAAAGHPLEHELALLTVHGVLHLLGYDHAEPDEEKEMFGLQNRILEEWYEDLRRAEEADVQAARDERLLGKTGFARDENL is encoded by the coding sequence ATGAGTATCGAGGTGTCCAACGAGTCGGGGATGGATATCTCCGAGCCGGAACTCGTGAGCGTGGCACGGTTCGCGATCGCAAGTATGGACGTTCACCCCGCCGCCGAGCTGTCGATGGTGCTGGTCGACTCGGCGACGATGGCCGATCTGCACATGCGATGGATGGACCTGCCCGGTCCGACCGATGTCATGTCGTTTCCGATGGACGAGCTCGAGCCCGGCGGACGGCCGGACGCCCCCGAACCTGGGCCGTCGATGCTCGGAGACATCGTGTTGTGCCCATCGTTCGCCGCCGATCAAGCTGCAGCTGCTGGACATCCGCTCGAACACGAGTTGGCGTTGCTGACGGTGCACGGGGTGTTGCATCTGCTCGGCTACGACCACGCAGAGCCGGATGAGGAGAAGGAGATGTTCGGTCTCCAGAACCGGATCCTCGAAGAGTGGTACGAGGATCTTCGGCGGGCGGAAGAGGCCGATGTCCAGGCGGCGCGCGACGAGCGTCTGCTCGGTAAGACCGGGTTCGCCAGGGACGAGAACCTGTGA
- a CDS encoding PhoH family protein, translated as MELAPDAVPPLLGASDENLRALEQVLSADIHVRGNAVTLTGKVADVALAERVISELAAVVKRAQPLTPDAVRRTVAMLTEGVSESPAEVLSLDILSRRGKTIRPKTLNQKRYVDAIDANTIVFGIGPAGTGKTYLAMAKAVQALQAKQVSRIILTRPAVEAGERLGFLPGTLHEKIDPYLRPLHDALHDMMDVEAIPKLMQAGVIEVAPLAYMRGRTLNDAFIILDEAQNTTAEQMKMFLTRLGFGAKIVVTGDVTQVDLPGGARSGLRAASEILTEVDDIHFAHLTSSDVVRHRLVSEIVDAYERFESSRESNEQIGNRAERRSGGPRSARR; from the coding sequence ATGGAATTGGCGCCCGACGCCGTTCCACCGCTACTCGGTGCCTCGGACGAGAATCTGCGGGCGTTGGAGCAGGTGCTCAGCGCGGACATCCACGTACGGGGAAACGCGGTGACGTTGACGGGCAAGGTCGCCGACGTTGCTCTGGCCGAGCGTGTGATCTCGGAGCTGGCTGCCGTCGTCAAGCGGGCTCAGCCTCTGACTCCCGACGCGGTCCGTCGAACGGTCGCCATGTTGACCGAGGGAGTGTCCGAGTCGCCCGCCGAGGTGCTCAGCCTGGACATTCTGTCGCGTCGGGGCAAGACCATCCGGCCCAAGACCCTCAATCAGAAGCGCTACGTCGACGCCATAGACGCCAACACCATCGTGTTCGGAATCGGCCCTGCCGGCACTGGCAAGACCTACCTTGCGATGGCGAAAGCCGTGCAGGCGTTGCAGGCAAAACAGGTCAGTCGCATCATTCTGACCAGGCCCGCGGTCGAAGCCGGTGAGCGTCTGGGGTTCCTGCCGGGGACCCTGCACGAGAAGATCGATCCCTATTTGCGGCCGCTGCACGACGCGTTGCACGACATGATGGACGTCGAAGCCATCCCGAAGCTGATGCAGGCAGGCGTCATCGAGGTGGCGCCGCTGGCGTACATGCGTGGGCGCACTCTCAACGACGCGTTCATCATTCTCGACGAGGCGCAGAACACCACCGCTGAACAGATGAAGATGTTCCTGACCAGGCTCGGTTTCGGTGCCAAGATCGTCGTCACCGGCGACGTCACCCAGGTCGACCTGCCCGGAGGAGCGCGTTCGGGTCTCCGTGCGGCAAGCGAAATTCTGACCGAGGTGGACGATATCCACTTCGCCCACCTCACCAGCAGTGACGTGGTCCGTCACCGTCTGGTGTCGGAGATCGTCGACGCGTACGAGCGTTTCGAGTCCTCGCGGGAGAGCAACGAACAGATCGGAAACCGAGCGGAGCGACGCTCGGGTGGTCCACGTTCTGCTCGCCGATAG
- a CDS encoding alpha/beta hydrolase family protein: protein MNRIKIAYGAHPEQFGHLYLPEGSPTEPIPVVAVVHGGSWSGRYALNLGTQYAVEFARAGFAAWNIEYRRIDAGGAWPEISADVLAALNAIGDVVQEHSTLRFDMGDVRLIGHSAGGHLAMWAAGQQDSIIGLSRVVCQAGVLDLTVGPAKGIVSPVLEELLGVAYDDDPEAYRAASPIHLLPTGIPVRCIHVGLDVQVPVSQSERYVAAAVAAGDTASLTVVDGEDHFSFLRPGSECWKQSLAAVLD from the coding sequence GTGAATCGAATCAAGATTGCCTACGGTGCTCACCCGGAGCAGTTCGGGCACCTGTATCTCCCGGAAGGTTCTCCGACGGAGCCGATTCCGGTGGTCGCCGTCGTTCACGGCGGATCCTGGAGCGGCCGGTATGCCCTGAACCTCGGAACGCAGTACGCTGTCGAATTCGCTCGAGCAGGCTTCGCAGCCTGGAACATCGAGTACCGACGCATCGATGCCGGCGGCGCATGGCCGGAGATCAGCGCCGATGTTCTCGCGGCTCTGAACGCGATAGGCGATGTAGTACAAGAGCATTCGACGCTTCGGTTCGACATGGGAGACGTTCGATTGATCGGTCACTCGGCAGGTGGCCACCTTGCGATGTGGGCGGCGGGGCAGCAGGATTCGATCATCGGACTGTCCCGCGTGGTGTGTCAGGCCGGTGTACTGGATCTCACTGTCGGCCCGGCCAAGGGGATTGTCAGCCCGGTGCTGGAGGAATTGCTCGGCGTCGCCTACGACGACGATCCAGAGGCGTACCGCGCCGCGTCACCGATACACCTTCTACCGACCGGGATCCCTGTGCGCTGTATCCATGTTGGCCTCGACGTTCAGGTGCCCGTGTCCCAGAGCGAACGATACGTCGCCGCCGCTGTGGCTGCAGGTGACACGGCGTCCCTGACGGTCGTCGACGGCGAAGACCACTTCTCGTTTCTCCGGCCGGGGAGCGAGTGCTGGAAGCAGTCTCTCGCCGCGGTGCTCGATTAA
- a CDS encoding 16S rRNA (uracil(1498)-N(3))-methyltransferase — translation MAATVFYLRHLPDVGGTAVLDGKEGHHAATVRRIRVGERILLSDGAGGLADTVVTAVERDRLELLVDARSEAHRPTPTVGLVQALPKAERSELSVELATEAGIDSIYPWQSSRCVARWEGAKAVKGVAKWRGVAAAASKQSRRPFVPEVHDLLDTAAVVSLVTSVTARGGIVAVLHEAATAEFSSLPFRDVSEVLLVVGPEGGIDDKEIDKLTGAGATPVMLGPTVLRTSTAAAVALGAIGVSTDRWSSAPLDFGSAS, via the coding sequence ATGGCTGCGACCGTCTTCTATCTGCGCCACCTGCCTGATGTAGGCGGCACAGCCGTACTCGACGGCAAGGAAGGCCACCACGCGGCTACCGTCCGCCGCATCCGCGTCGGGGAGCGAATCCTGCTCTCCGACGGTGCAGGCGGGCTCGCGGACACCGTTGTGACCGCAGTCGAGCGGGATCGGCTCGAACTACTGGTCGACGCGCGTTCGGAGGCCCATCGGCCGACGCCGACCGTCGGGTTGGTGCAGGCCCTACCCAAGGCAGAGCGATCGGAGCTGTCGGTCGAACTGGCAACCGAGGCGGGAATCGACTCGATCTACCCGTGGCAATCGTCGCGCTGTGTCGCTCGGTGGGAGGGTGCCAAGGCCGTCAAAGGCGTCGCGAAGTGGCGCGGCGTCGCGGCCGCCGCTTCGAAGCAGTCGAGGCGGCCGTTCGTGCCCGAGGTTCACGATCTCCTCGACACGGCAGCCGTCGTGTCCTTGGTGACGTCTGTGACGGCCAGGGGCGGCATCGTCGCAGTGCTGCACGAGGCCGCTACCGCAGAATTCTCGTCGCTGCCTTTCCGGGACGTGTCGGAGGTGCTGCTCGTGGTGGGGCCTGAAGGTGGCATCGACGACAAGGAGATCGACAAGCTGACGGGCGCGGGTGCGACGCCGGTGATGTTGGGTCCCACGGTATTACGAACCTCGACTGCCGCAGCTGTTGCGCTCGGCGCAATCGGGGTGTCGACTGATCGGTGGTCCAGTGCGCCGCTCGACTTCGGGTCGGCATCGTGA